In Spinacia oleracea cultivar Varoflay chromosome 5, BTI_SOV_V1, whole genome shotgun sequence, a single window of DNA contains:
- the LOC110777666 gene encoding potassium channel KAT1 isoform X1 — protein MSFSCTKTFFNRFFTDDLRIEGSSYGSIYSSDILPSLGARMNQTIKPKKHIISPFDPRYRAWEMLLVVLVVYSAWICPFEFAFLPYKRDALFIVDHIVNGFFAIDIVLTFFVAYLDSQSYLLIDDHKKIAVRYLSTWFIFDVCSTAPLQTLSFAFTTDHNGGLGFEALNMLRLWRLRRVSSLFARLEKDIRFNYFWTRCTKLVSVTLFAVHCAGCFYYLIADRYPDPKKTWIGAVNPNFKSQSVWKRYIASIYWSIVTLTTTGYGDLHAENTFEMLFDIVYMLFNLGLTSYLIGNMTNLVVHWTSHTRTFRDTVRACSEFAARNQLPPRIQDQMLSHICLKFKTDGLKQQETLNNLPKALRSNIAQYLFFPILQKVQLFRGVSQNFLFQLVSDIEAEFFPPREDVILQNEAPRDIYILVSGALDMVTHINGRDQVVQKILAGDIFGEMEVLCDRPQPFTVRTTELSQILRLNRTALTNTIHANKADGQIIMSNLYLKLKSLESQGILEQQKVQEYLCGEWFNGPQKCKMCFTNGYKAQFHESSLINEGWKPTYKVETQEGHDSTTCGVDNHLVVQDIPKFCSAVQDEELGAVKILLDEGADMNWGPPDPSLHQRNINMYNEIRSNRNRELDDRISIEVDEKQTPGPNNITACNHGDRAVAEKPRSSNCIEQWGAENSIFKSNIRVIIHMKLQSDRMEKQFGKLIVLPDSIEELHSIAGQKFGGCFKKIINADNAEVEDIGVIRDRDHLFFLQ, from the exons ATGTCCTTTTCCTGCACAAAAACATTTTTCAACCGTTTTTTCACAGATGATCTAAGAATTGAAGGTAGCAGCTATGGTAGTATTTACTCCAGTGATATCCTTCCATCTCTTGGAGCTCGAATGAACCAAACCATAAAGCCCAAAAAACATATCATCTCACCTTTTGATCCTCGTTACAG GGCATGGGAGATGCTGCTAGTAGTCTTGGTTGTGTACTCAGCATGGATCTGTCCATTTGAGTTTGCTTTCCTCCCATACAAACGGGATGCACTCTTCATTGTTGATCACATTGTCAATGGCTTTTTTGCCATTGATATAGTTCTCACCTTCTTCGTTGCATATCTTGATTCTCAATCTTACCTTCTAATCGATGATCATAAGAAAATTGCAGTCAG GTACCTATCAACCTGGTTTATCTTTGATGTCTGTTCGACAGCACCACTTCAGACACTTAGCTTTGCCTTTACAACAGACCACAATGGTGGACTGGGTTTTGAAGCACTTAACATGCTCCGACTCTGGAGACTTCGAAGAGTCAGCTCGCTTTTTGCAAG GCTTGAGAAAGATATCCGGTTCAACTATTTTTGGACCCGCTGCACTAAACTTGTCTCA GTAACTCTGTTTGCTGTTCATTGTGCTGGTTGCTTCTATTATTTGATAGCAGACAGATACCCTGATCCAAAGAAAACTTGGATTGGTGCAGTGAATCCAAATTTTAAATCACAGAGCGTATGGAAAAGATATATTGCTTCAATTTATTGGTCTATAGTCACACTTACAACTACTGGTTACGGCGACCTGCATGCTGAAAACACATTTGAGATGTTATTCGATATTGTCTACATGCTATTCAATCTAGGACTCACATCATACCTCATCGGAAACATGACAAACCTTGTTGTTCACTGGACGAGTCACACCAGAACTTTT AGGGATACAGTGAGGGCTTGTTCAGAATTCGCAGCACGCAATCAGCTTCCTCCACGGATACAGGACCAAATGCTGTCACATATATGTCTGAAGTTCAAAACAGACGGGTTAAAACAACAAGAGACCCTGAATAATCTGCCCAAAGCTCTTCGATCAAATATTGCACAATATCTCTTCTTTCCCATACTCCAGAAAGTCCAGCTTTTCCGCGGAGTTTCTCAAAACTTCCTTTTCCAACTG GTTTCTGACATAGAGGCTGAATTTTTCCCACCAAGAGAAGATGTCATTTTACAAAACGAAGCACCAAGAGATATTTATATCCTTGTATCTGGTGCACTG GACATGGTGACTCACATCAATGGGCGTGATCAG GTTGTTCAAAAGATACTTGCAGGTGATATATTTGGAGAGATGGAGGTTCTGTGTGACAGACCGCAGCCATTCACAGTTCGGACAACAGAGCTATCTCAGATATTAAGGCTAAATAGAACTGCACTTACGAATACTATTCATGCAAACAAGGCAGATGGACAAATCATTATGAGCAATCTATAtctg AAACTTAAATCTCTAGAAAGCCAAGGGATTCTGGAGCAGCAAAAAGTTCAAGAATATCTTTGTGGTGAATGGTTTAATGGTCCACAAAAATGTAAGATGTGCTTTACAAATGGATACAAAGCCCAATTCCATGAAAGTTCCTTGATAAATGAAGGATGGAAACCCACATACAAGGTCGAAACGCAAGAAGGTCACGATTCAACCACGTGTGGCGTGGACAACCATTTAGTGGTCCAAGACATACCAAAGTTTTGTTCAGCTGTCCAGGATGAGGAACTTGGTGCAGTTAAGATTCTGCTGGATGAAGGTGCTGACATGAATTGGGGACCACCAGATCCCTCACTACACCAAAGAAACATTAACATGTATAATGAAATAAGAAGCAATAGAAATAGAGAGTTGGATGATAGGATTAGCATAGAGGTTGatgaaaaacaaacaccagGTCCCAATAACATAACCGCGTGCAACCATGGGGACAGAGCAGTAGCCGAGAAGCCAAGATCAAGTAATTGTATAGAACAGTGGGGAGCAGAAAATTCAATATTTAAAAGTAATATTAGAGTTATCATTCATATGAAGTTGCAAAGTGACCGTATGGAGAAGCAGTTCGGCAAACTCATTGTTCTGCCTGATAGCATTGAAGAGCTCCACAGCATTGCAG GCCAAAAGTTCGGAGGATGCTTCAAAAAAATCATAAACGCAGATAATGCAGAAGTAGAAGACATTGGTGTCATTAGAGACAGAGATCATCTATTTTTCCTGCAATGA
- the LOC110777667 gene encoding uncharacterized protein, whose translation MKQDRLWVKWMHTYYIHQRDFWTMPVPNGLTWSMRKIWHQRELLLQVGDGSQFVVAGKFKIHKAYKQLHQSGVQVPRKRLICNSKASPKSTFVVWLAVQNRLATKDRLIKWNVSVVSTCELCKQYDEDLNHLFFSCKFSSEVWQLVLNDMEIHRSGLQWHEEVDLAVKKSRSSKKTDTTYAMAFIETVYGIWLQRNSQIFSSKVDPPKVVANRILFCVACRQ comes from the coding sequence ATGAAGCAGGATAGGCTCTGGGTTAAGTGGATGCATACCTACTATATACATCAGAGAGATTTCTGGACCATGCCAGTTCCTAATGGCCTTACTTGGTCAATGAGGAAAATTTGGCATCAAAGGGAATTGTTGTTGCAAGTTGGGGATGGAAGTCAGTTTGTGGTAGCTGGTAAATTCAAGATTCATAAAGCTTACAAGCAACTGCATCAGAGTGGTGTTCAGGTGCCCAGGAAAAGACTGATCTGTAATAGTAAGGCTAGCCCTAAGAGTACATTTGTTGTGTGGTTAGCAGTCCAAAATAGGCTTGCTACCAAAGATAGGCTGATCAAATGGAATGTTAGTGTTGTTAGTACTTGTGAGCTGTGCAAGCAGTATGATGAGGACCTGAATCATCTGTTCTTCTCTTGCAAGTTTTCTTCTGAAGTTTGGCAGTTGGTTCTGAATGACATGGAAATTCACAGGAGTGGTTTACAGTGGCATGAAGAAGTGGATTTGGCAGTTAAGAAGAGTAGGAGCTCAAAGAAGACTGATACTACCTATGCTATGGCTTTCATTGAGACTGTTTATGGGATTTGGTTGCAAAGAAACTCCCAAATCTTCTCTAGCAAGGTTGATCCCCCAAAGGTGGTTGCTAACAGGATTCTTTTCTGTGTAGCTTGTAGACAGTAG
- the LOC110777666 gene encoding potassium channel KAT1 isoform X2, which produces MSFSCTKTFFNRFFTDDLRIEGSSYGSIYSSDILPSLGARMNQTIKPKKHIISPFDPRYRAWEMLLVVLVVYSAWICPFEFAFLPYKRDALFIVDHIVNGFFAIDIVLTFFVAYLDSQSYLLIDDHKKIAVRYLSTWFIFDVCSTAPLQTLSFAFTTDHNGGLGFEALNMLRLWRLRRVSSLFARLEKDIRFNYFWTRCTKLVSVSHHKLLSPFSVESTTIIKFNHSCGFDFLPVNPNFKSQSVWKRYIASIYWSIVTLTTTGYGDLHAENTFEMLFDIVYMLFNLGLTSYLIGNMTNLVVHWTSHTRTFRDTVRACSEFAARNQLPPRIQDQMLSHICLKFKTDGLKQQETLNNLPKALRSNIAQYLFFPILQKVQLFRGVSQNFLFQLVSDIEAEFFPPREDVILQNEAPRDIYILVSGALDMVTHINGRDQVVQKILAGDIFGEMEVLCDRPQPFTVRTTELSQILRLNRTALTNTIHANKADGQIIMSNLYLKLKSLESQGILEQQKVQEYLCGEWFNGPQKCKMCFTNGYKAQFHESSLINEGWKPTYKVETQEGHDSTTCGVDNHLVVQDIPKFCSAVQDEELGAVKILLDEGADMNWGPPDPSLHQRNINMYNEIRSNRNRELDDRISIEVDEKQTPGPNNITACNHGDRAVAEKPRSSNCIEQWGAENSIFKSNIRVIIHMKLQSDRMEKQFGKLIVLPDSIEELHSIAGQKFGGCFKKIINADNAEVEDIGVIRDRDHLFFLQ; this is translated from the exons ATGTCCTTTTCCTGCACAAAAACATTTTTCAACCGTTTTTTCACAGATGATCTAAGAATTGAAGGTAGCAGCTATGGTAGTATTTACTCCAGTGATATCCTTCCATCTCTTGGAGCTCGAATGAACCAAACCATAAAGCCCAAAAAACATATCATCTCACCTTTTGATCCTCGTTACAG GGCATGGGAGATGCTGCTAGTAGTCTTGGTTGTGTACTCAGCATGGATCTGTCCATTTGAGTTTGCTTTCCTCCCATACAAACGGGATGCACTCTTCATTGTTGATCACATTGTCAATGGCTTTTTTGCCATTGATATAGTTCTCACCTTCTTCGTTGCATATCTTGATTCTCAATCTTACCTTCTAATCGATGATCATAAGAAAATTGCAGTCAG GTACCTATCAACCTGGTTTATCTTTGATGTCTGTTCGACAGCACCACTTCAGACACTTAGCTTTGCCTTTACAACAGACCACAATGGTGGACTGGGTTTTGAAGCACTTAACATGCTCCGACTCTGGAGACTTCGAAGAGTCAGCTCGCTTTTTGCAAG GCTTGAGAAAGATATCCGGTTCAACTATTTTTGGACCCGCTGCACTAAACTTGTCTCAGTAAGCCATCATAAACTTTTATCACCTTTTTCTGTGGAGTCAACAACAATAATTAAGTTTAATCATTCATGTGGCTTCGATTTCCTTCCAG TGAATCCAAATTTTAAATCACAGAGCGTATGGAAAAGATATATTGCTTCAATTTATTGGTCTATAGTCACACTTACAACTACTGGTTACGGCGACCTGCATGCTGAAAACACATTTGAGATGTTATTCGATATTGTCTACATGCTATTCAATCTAGGACTCACATCATACCTCATCGGAAACATGACAAACCTTGTTGTTCACTGGACGAGTCACACCAGAACTTTT AGGGATACAGTGAGGGCTTGTTCAGAATTCGCAGCACGCAATCAGCTTCCTCCACGGATACAGGACCAAATGCTGTCACATATATGTCTGAAGTTCAAAACAGACGGGTTAAAACAACAAGAGACCCTGAATAATCTGCCCAAAGCTCTTCGATCAAATATTGCACAATATCTCTTCTTTCCCATACTCCAGAAAGTCCAGCTTTTCCGCGGAGTTTCTCAAAACTTCCTTTTCCAACTG GTTTCTGACATAGAGGCTGAATTTTTCCCACCAAGAGAAGATGTCATTTTACAAAACGAAGCACCAAGAGATATTTATATCCTTGTATCTGGTGCACTG GACATGGTGACTCACATCAATGGGCGTGATCAG GTTGTTCAAAAGATACTTGCAGGTGATATATTTGGAGAGATGGAGGTTCTGTGTGACAGACCGCAGCCATTCACAGTTCGGACAACAGAGCTATCTCAGATATTAAGGCTAAATAGAACTGCACTTACGAATACTATTCATGCAAACAAGGCAGATGGACAAATCATTATGAGCAATCTATAtctg AAACTTAAATCTCTAGAAAGCCAAGGGATTCTGGAGCAGCAAAAAGTTCAAGAATATCTTTGTGGTGAATGGTTTAATGGTCCACAAAAATGTAAGATGTGCTTTACAAATGGATACAAAGCCCAATTCCATGAAAGTTCCTTGATAAATGAAGGATGGAAACCCACATACAAGGTCGAAACGCAAGAAGGTCACGATTCAACCACGTGTGGCGTGGACAACCATTTAGTGGTCCAAGACATACCAAAGTTTTGTTCAGCTGTCCAGGATGAGGAACTTGGTGCAGTTAAGATTCTGCTGGATGAAGGTGCTGACATGAATTGGGGACCACCAGATCCCTCACTACACCAAAGAAACATTAACATGTATAATGAAATAAGAAGCAATAGAAATAGAGAGTTGGATGATAGGATTAGCATAGAGGTTGatgaaaaacaaacaccagGTCCCAATAACATAACCGCGTGCAACCATGGGGACAGAGCAGTAGCCGAGAAGCCAAGATCAAGTAATTGTATAGAACAGTGGGGAGCAGAAAATTCAATATTTAAAAGTAATATTAGAGTTATCATTCATATGAAGTTGCAAAGTGACCGTATGGAGAAGCAGTTCGGCAAACTCATTGTTCTGCCTGATAGCATTGAAGAGCTCCACAGCATTGCAG GCCAAAAGTTCGGAGGATGCTTCAAAAAAATCATAAACGCAGATAATGCAGAAGTAGAAGACATTGGTGTCATTAGAGACAGAGATCATCTATTTTTCCTGCAATGA